One Brassica napus cultivar Da-Ae chromosome C2, Da-Ae, whole genome shotgun sequence DNA window includes the following coding sequences:
- the LOC125582420 gene encoding probable serine/threonine-protein kinase At1g54610, with translation MFYTKETEKLNFCSVLALITAHVSSSLYLVFEYMDHDLLGLSSLPGAKFSEPQVKCYMQQLLSGLEHCHSRGVLHRDIKGSNLLIDRNGVLKIADFGLATFFDPAKTIPLTSHVVTLWYRPPELLLGASHCGVGVDLWSTGCILGELYAGKPILPGKTEVEQLHKIFKLCGSPSESYWRKHNLPSSAGFRSRVPYRRKLSQMFKDFPTSVLLLLETLLSIDPDHGSSADSALESEVTGGRGIRFVFANIP, from the exons atgttttataccAAAGAGACAGAAAAGCTGAATTTTTGTTCCGTTTTAGCATTGATCACTGCCCATGTTTCATCATCACTCTACTTAGTTTTCGAGTACATGGATCATGATCTCTTAGGACTTTCTTCACTCCCCGGTGCTAAGTTCTCAGAGCCTCAG GTTAAATGTTACATGCAACAACTTCTAAGTGGGCTTGAACATTGTCACAGCCGTGGTGTTCTTCATCGAGATATAAAAGGCTCAAATCTTCTGATCGACCGTAATGGAGTCTTGAAGATAGCAGACTTCGGGTTAGCAACTTTCTTTGACCCTGCCAAAACTATACCATTGACTAGCCATGTTGTCACTCTTTGGTACCGACCACCAGAGCTTTTGCTTGGAGCTTCTCATTGCGGTGTTGGAGTTGATCTTTGGAGCACAGGTTGCATCTTAGGTGAATTATATGCTGGTAAACCGATCCTACCTGGAAAAACCGAG GTAGAACAGTTGCATAAAATCTTCAAGCTATGTGGTTCACCATCAGAAAGTTACTGGAGAAAACATAACTTACCGTCTTCAGCTGGATTCAGAAGTAGGGTTCCTTATAGGCGGAAACTATCACAGATGTTTAAGGACTTTCCCACGAGTGTTCTTTTGCTTTTAGAGACTTTACTCTCTATAGACCCTGATCACGGGAGCTCTGCAGATAGTGCCCTTGAGAGTGAGGTTACTGGAGGCAGAGGTATCCGCTTTGTGTTTGCGAATATCCCATGA
- the LOC106437231 gene encoding disease resistance-like protein CSA1 translates to MVTTSSYSNVNVGPEVFINFRGEELRENFVSHLYKALRQSGINAFIDSDMVPGDKLITLFKTIEESKIALAILSSKYTASQWCLEELVKIMECSTNGEGCKNLVVIPIFYKLSTSIVDKLEGEFGVNLLNVWREPGGARDSRIVKWNAALQDMLSRAALIYDGSMYENAFVARIVEKVNDARSLIWSQSQANPNLQKRGVEEIPNPPKFYNIALSSAEPGEQRLKQLEEKLHMDSLDCNEDETRVLGIFGMAGIGKTYLAKKLFFKLETKLCRALIIEFDCDNSNQLEKRLVEGLLKKDYPSLIFAGENSLEDWKNLLIEKKVVVVFDNVSDKKHLEPLMGNCDWIKKGSRIVITTRDKSLTEGLTVSDLYEVPGLNEREGLELFKAQIGTTLEGNYLELSRKYVDYTGGNPLALEAFGEEIRGKDEDHWEARLRTLSKVSSEKIGKVLRTCFDGLNQKQKDAFLDIAIFFRSKDDDYIKSLLESFDPDTSKAGNNFRELLDKFLIGVSDGRVEMNNLLLTMAMELVEASGGKYLLLPSDSAGSNTDALKNKEVSLRQQGKDKVRGIILDMSNMEEKPLDNQAFVSMSSLLYLKVYYSLCPTHSKAGCKLNLPDGIYFPKDNILRCLDWMRFPGKELPSDFEPMNLIDLRLPYSKIKCVWDCAKVAPKLKWVDLSHSSELTSISSLSDVPNLLRLNLEGCTSLKELPEEMKKMKKLVFLNLRGCTSLLSLPKITLDSLKTLILSGCSKFLTFQVISESLETLYLNGTAIDGLPPAICNLHRLNFLNLKDCVNLATLPDCLGKLKSLQELKLSRCSKLEVFPDVKEIMESLRVLLLDGTSITEMPSSVIYLSSLRRLCLSRNDKISSLKFDMGHMYHLKWLELKYCTNLTSLPRLPPNLQCLNAHGCTSLRTVASPLDLLMSTEQIHYTFIFTNCHEMEQGSKNDIISYIQKKSELMSDDRYNQVFFIIFFLLSIPKHPHFYENFYLQDFVFKALISTCFPGCDIPAWFNHQALGSILKMELPKDCNTGRFVGVALSVVVSFKEYKQQNNSTLQVKCTCEFTNASLSPESFIVGGWSEPGEEPHMVESDHVFIGYTTWFNIKKRQQLSSANEIFLRFEVTNGTSAVAECEVMKSGFSLVYEVEVAEHTSWEATSKLEKRISYKEDGYPSATPTKADSKRFDSILNIFRKAQ, encoded by the exons ATGGTGACAACTTCTTCATATTCCAACGTCAACGTAGGACCAGAAGTGTTCATCAACTTCCGAGGAGAAGAGCTGCGAGAGAATTTCGTCTCCCATCTCTATAAGGCATTGCGCCAGAGTGGGATCAATGCTTTCATAGACTCTGATATGGTTCCGGGCGATAAACTCATAACCCTTTTCAAAACAATCGAGGAGTCCAAGATAGCGTTGGCGATTTTATCGAGCAAGTACACGGCGTCACAATGGTGTCTGGAGGAGCTGGTGAAGATAATGGAATGTAGCACAAATGGGGAAGGATGCAAAAATCTAGTGGTCATTCCAATCTTCTACAAGCTGTCTACATCTATCGTCGATAAGCTTGAAGGTGAATTTGGTGTTAACCTATTGAATGTGTGGAGGGAACCAGGTGGTGCACGAGACAGCCGGATTGTGAAGTGGAATGCGGCTTTGCAGGATATGCTGAGCAGAGCGGCTTTGATATATGACGGAAGCATGTAc GAGAATGCTTTCGTGGCTAGGATCGTTGAGAAGGTAAATGATGCCCGATCCCTAATTTGGTCGCAAAGTCAAGCAAACCCTAACTTACAAAAGAGAGGAGTAGAAGAAATCCCTAACCCTCCAAAATTCTATAACATAGCATTAAGCAGTGCTGAACCAGGAGAACAACGCCTGAAACAGTTGGAGGAGAAGTTGCATATGGACTCATTGGACTGCAATGAAGACGAAACTCGTGTTCTTGGAATTTTCGGGATGGCTGGTATCGGCAAAACCTATCTCGCGAAGAAACTCTTCTTCAAGCTTGAGACGAAGCTTTGCCGTGCCTTGATTATTGAGTTCGACTGCGATAACTCGAATCAATTGGAGAAGAGACTCGTGGAAGGTTTATTGAAGAAAGATTATCCCAGTTTAATATTCGCTGGTGAGAATTCACTTGAAGACTGGAAGAATCTTCTAATCGAGAAGAAAGTCGTGGTTGTATTCGATAACGTTAGTGACAAGAAACATTTGGAGCCGCTAATGGGGAACTGTGACTGGATTAAGAAGGGGAGCAGGATCGTTATCACGACACGGGACAAGTCATTGACCGAGGGATTAACTGTATCTGATCTCTACGAGGTTCCTGGACTGAATGAGAGAGAGGGTTTAGAGCTCTTCAAGGCTCAAATCGGCACTACTCTTGAGGGGAACTACCTGGAGCTGTCGAGAAAGTATGTAGATTATACAGGAGGCAACCCATTAGCTCTTGAGGCATTCGGTGAGGAGATTCGTGGGAAAGACGAGGATCACTGGGAAGCAAGACTTAGAACACTCTCAAAAGTTTCCAGTGAGAAGATTGGGAAGGTGTTGAGAACCTGTTTCGATGGACTAAACCAGAAGCAGAAAGATGCGTTTCTTGATATAGCCATTTTCTTTAGATCAAAagatgatgactacatcaaaaGCTTACTTGAATCTTTTGACCCTGACACATCAAAAGCTGGGAATAATTTTAGAGAGCTTTTAGACAAGTTCTTGATTGGCGTATCGGATGGCCGAGTAGAGATGAATAATCTACTATTGACAATGGCTATGGAGCTCGTTGAAGCAAGTGGAGGAAAATATTTGTTACTTCCATCAGATTCTGCAGGATCTAATACTGATGCCCTGAAAAACAAGGAGGTAAGTTTGAGAC AACAGGGAAAAGACAAGGTTAGAGGTATTATCTTAGACATGTCTAATATGGAGGAGAAGCCCTTAGACAACCAAGCTTTTGTAAGTATGAGTAGTCTACTCTACCTGAAAGTCTACTACTCCCTCTGTCCTACGCACTCTAAAGCGGGGTGCAAGTTGAACTTACCAGACGGAATTTACTTCCCAAAAGATAACATCCTCAGATGTCTTGACTGGATGAGATTCCCCGGGAAAGAACTTCCATCAGACTTTGAGCCAATGAATCTTATCGATCTTAGGTTGCCTTACAGCAAGATTAAGTGTGTGTGGGACTGTGCTAAG GTAGCACCGAAACTGAAGTGGGTCGATCTAAGTCACTCCAGTGAGTTAACTTCCATTTCAAGTCTATCAGATGTGCCAAATCTTTTAAGATTAAACCTGGAAGGCTGCACGAGTTTGAAGGAGTTACCTGAGGAGATGAAAAAGATGAAGAAACTTGTTTTCCTGAACCTAAGAGGATGCACAAGTCTCTTGTCTCTGCCAAAGATCACTCTGGATTCCCTGAAGACTCTCATTCTCAGTGGCTGCTCAAAGTTCCTGACATTCCAAGTGATTTCAGAAAGTCTAGAAACTCTGTACTTAAACGGCACTGCAATAGATGGACTTCCTCCAGCCATTTGTAATCTCCACAGACTCAACTTCTTGAATTTGAAAGACTGTGTAAATCTGGCTACTCTTCCTGATTGTCTTGGGAAGCTGAAATCTCTTCAAGAACTAAAACTCTCTCGTTGCTCAAAGCTTGAGGTCTTCCCCGATGTTAAGGAGATCATGGAAAGCTTGCGGGTATTACTGCTTGATGGAACATCAATAACGGAGATGCCAAGTAGTGTTATCTACTTATCCTCCCTGCGGCGTCTATGCTTAAGCAGGAATGACAAAATAAGCAGCCTAAAATTTGACATGGGTCACATGTACCATCTGAAGTGGCTCGAGTTGAAGTATTGTACTAATCTCACATCTCTTCCGAGACTTCCACCTAATCTTCAGTGCTTAAATGCACATGGCTGCACTTCGCTAAGGACAGTCGCCAGTCCCCTAGACCTTCTGATGTCGACCGAGCAGATTCATTACACCTTCATTTTCACTAATTGTCATGAAATGGAACAAGGCTCAAAGAATGATATCATATCTTATATCCAAAAGAAAAGCGAGTTGATGTCAGATGATCGATATAATCAGGtatttttcatcattttctttCTATTATCTATCCCCAAACATCCACATTTTTATGAAAACTTTTATTTGCAGGATTTTGTTTTCAAAGCCTTGATCAGTACTTGCTTTCCTGGATGTGACATACCCGCATGGTTCAACCACcaagcattgggatcaatcTTAAAGATGGAGCTTCCTAAAGATTGTAATACAGGCAGATTTGTCGGGGTAGCTCTATCTGTTGTAGTCTCGTTTAAGGAGTACAAACAACAAAACAACAGTACTCTCCAAGTGAAATGCACTTGTGAGTTCACTAACGCATCCTTGAGCCCGGAAAGTTTCATAGTTGGCGGTTGGTCGGAACCAGGGGAGGAGCCACATATGGTTGAGTCGGACCATGTATTCATTGGCTACACCACATGGTTCAATATCAAGAAACGTCAACAGCTTTCATCAGCTAATGAAATTTTCCTTAGATTTGAAGTGACAAATGGTACAAGTGCGGTTGCAGAGTGCGAGGTGATGAAGTCTGGCTTCTCTTTGGTTTATGAGGTTGAAGTAGCTGAGCATACATCTTGGGAGGCAACTTCAAAGTTGGAGAAAAGAATCTCTTATAAAGAAGATGGTTACCCAAGCGCTACTCCAACCAAAGCTGACTCTAAAAGGTTTGATAGTATCTTAAACATATTTAGAAAAGCACAATGA